The following coding sequences lie in one Nakaseomyces glabratus chromosome I, complete sequence genomic window:
- the BPL1 gene encoding biotin--[acetyl-CoA-carboxylase] ligase BPL1 (CAGL0I03806g~Ortholog(s) have biotin-[acetyl-CoA-carboxylase] ligase activity, biotin-[pyruvate-carboxylase] ligase activity, role in protein biotinylation and cytoplasm, nucleus localization), with protein sequence MNVLVYEGRGTTPGSVRHVVDSLRMFLEPYYAVSTVTSKTLEQEPWMGKAAVLVFPGGRDLPYVADCKRIIPKIRNFVQNYGGTYIGFCAGGYFGSSRVEFAKGDPNLEVVGNRDLKFYPGITRGPVFGSFEYNSEQGAKAVKLELEDGSEFYTYYNGGSCFVDANKYENVKVLAHYGDKPSIPFTDDPASTAKKAAAVVLCKIGKGQALLTGPHPEFSPKILERSEDEKLQKEIIGILKENEEARLRFMKHILAQAGLKVNDFPNSGRPSHLTPMLLGVNSNSNSGLVQEFTRNIENNINDFIVSDGHTQIECESDTFMIYNGYDNFFDAAKLLTEYEDIEKSPKAILFPDDNGTIPPREFSGDFDFDVYYKHLNPNNTLGSLLLYGEIVTSTSTILNNNKKILQCIPDNSMLHVGSIQLSGRGRGNNVWVNPRGVCASTAVLNLPTTSPRTGNPLSVVFIQYLAMLAYCKAIRSYAPGYEDLPVRIKWPNDLYAVDPKYYYNNNLKFLSSGFSNRQIPLSDIEPAYVKISGLLVNTNFINGQYSLLVGCGLNVYSDAPTTSLKMWIDILNKEREIARLDPLPPIQVEKLLALYMNNLQVILANFIDHGAKVVLPEYYRLWLHTDQIVTLSDHNNVRAIVKGITQDYGMLIAHELVSGSDTQTTGNVYHLQPDGNSFDIFRGLIAKKAT encoded by the coding sequence ATGAATGTTTTAGTGTATGAGGGGCGTGGTACTACACCTGGTTCAGTCAGACATGTTGTTGACTCATTGAGGATGTTCTTAGAGCCTTATTATGCTGTAAGTACGGTTACCTCCAAGACTTTAGAGCAGGAGCCATGGATGGGTAAAGCCGCAGTGTTAGTGTTTCCAGGTGGTAGAGACTTGCCCTATGTGGCTGACTGTAAGCGAATCATCCCTAAGATAAGAAACTTTGTACAAAATTATGGTGGTACATACATAGGTTTCTGTGCTGGGGGCTATTTCGGTAGTAGTCGAGTTGAGTTTGCTAAAGGAGATCCAAATTTAGAGGTTGTCGGTAACAGAGACTTGAAGTTTTACCCTGGCATTACCCGTGGACCTGTTTTTGGTAGTTTTGAATATAACAGTGAGCAAGGCGCCAAGGCAGTTAAATTAGAGCTTGAAGATGGTTCTGAGTTTTACACATACTACAATGGTGGTAGCTGTTTTGTTGACGCTAACAAGTACGAAAATGTGAAAGTTTTAGCCCATTACGGGGATAAACCTTCGATTCCCTTTACCGACGACCCAGCTTCAACAGCGAAGAAAGCAGCAGCTGTGGTTCTCTGTAAAATAGGTAAGGGCCAAGCACTACTCACTGGACCTCATCCCGAATTTTCTCCAAAGATTTTGGAGAGAAGTGAGGATGAGAAACTACAGAAAGAGATCATTGGCATACTTAAGGAAAACGAAGAGGCTAGATTAAGATTCATGAAACACATTCTAGCCCAAGCGGGGTTGAAGGTCAATGACTTCCCTAATTCTGGAAGGCCTTCGCATCTCACACCTATGTTACTAGGTGTTAACTCGAACAGCAATAGCGGACTGGTTCAAGAATTCACAAGGAACattgagaacaatatcaaTGATTTTATTGTAAGTGATGGACATACCCAAATTGAATGTGAAAGTGACACATTTATGATCTATAATGGGTATGATAACTTTTTTGATGCTGCTAAATTATTAACAGAATACGAAGACATCGAAAAATCTCCGAAAGCTATATTATTTCCAGATGATAATGGAACAATTCCGCCAAGAGAGTTTTCTGGTGATTTTGACTTTGATGTTTACTACAAGCATTTAAATCCTAATAACACCTTAGGTTCGTTATTATTGTATGGAGAAATTGTTACATCGACAAGCACAATTTTgaacaacaataaaaaaattcttcaatGTATCCCAGATAACTCAATGTTACACGTTGGGTCAATACAGTTGTCCGGAAGGGGAAGAGGAAATAATGTTTGGGTGAATCCAAGAGGTGTTTGTGCCTCAACAGCTGTTCTCAATCTTCCAACAACCTCGCCACGTACTGGTAATCCTTTATCAGTGGTGTTTATTCAGTACTTAGCTATGTTGGCGTATTGCAAAGCTATCCGTTCATACGCCCCTGGATATGAAGACTTACCCGTTCGAATCAAGTGGCCTAATGATTTGTATGCTGTTGATCCAAAGTATTactataataataatttaaagTTTTTAAGTTCTGGTTTTTCTAATAGGCAAATTCCATTATCTGATATTGAACCGGCATATGTGAAGATTTCTGGGTTACTTGTAAACaccaatttcattaatggACAGTATTCACTGCTTGTAGGTTGTGGTCTAAATGTCTATAGTGATGCTCCTACGACCTCTTTGAAGATGTGgattgatattttgaacAAAGAGAGGGAAATTGCTAGGCTAGATCCGCTACCTCCTATTCAGGTCGAGAAATTGTTGGCTCTGTATATGAATAATTTACAGGTTATTCTCGCAAATTTTATTGATCACGGAGCCAAAGTCGTTTTGCCAGAATACTACAGACTATGGCTTCATACTGATCAAATTGTCACTTTATCAGACCATAATAATGTTCGCGCAATTGTGAAGGGTATTACACAAGACTACGGTATGTTAATTGCTCACGAACTTGTAAGTGGAAGTGATACTCAAACAACTGGAAATGTTTATCATTTACAACCTGATGGTAACtcttttgatatatttagAGGCTTGATAGCAAAGAAAGCTACTTGA